One window of Pelobates fuscus isolate aPelFus1 chromosome 9, aPelFus1.pri, whole genome shotgun sequence genomic DNA carries:
- the DACT3 gene encoding dapper homolog 3 has translation MLGSGGSWDRGEIRRALRGSLAALCELSLLQERQEIRVRRAIQGGEDLDRQLWELERQLGELRFRAEKDQENAYEGDGVETCDVFLDSAPVARQTEARMQYANERPKSAGDLVVGSPHPRSSSSRLLVPRSLSAPYPSPSSPPSASRRAEGYILSLLRRQLRTPYLRSASTERPAPPPPPPPAQPPVCRITNASYTPPHRGPRRKHPPLLKGHSVEGSPPRQPRKCLSAEEPPRKRGGRRTPRSLSETSLRDPSPRGEAGADPRNHPEVWDVPRGNAEGWIDARSHAEGWIGSRGHSEGWMEHRDLSQEWGDPRGHIQEGGRCYTLGREGRGPAVRLGPPCRKWRSTAEISVGGQEGESRVDSRVDSEGEEEEGELVWPLQLPPRDADGRPQMFKVKASQALKKKIMRFHTGSLKVMTTV, from the exons ATGCTGGGCTCGGGAGGTTCCTGGGATCGGGGGGAGATCCGGAGGGCCCTGCGGGGGAGCCTGGCCGCCCTGTGCGAACTGAGCCTGCTGCAGGAGAGACAGGAGATCCGGGTCCGGAGAGCCATCCAGGGAGGAGAG gATCTTGACCGTCAGCTGTGGGAACTGGAAAGACAACTTGGAGAATTGAGATTTCGCGCAGAAAAAGACCAGGAGAATG CCTACGAAGGTGATGGCGTGGAGACATGCGATGTGTTTTTGGACTCTGCCCCAGTAGCCCGACAGACGGAGGCTCGTATGCAGTATGCAAACGAACGTCCAAAGAGTGCAG GTGATCTGGTTGTGGGATCTCCCCATCCTCGCTCTTCCTCCTCCCGCCTCTTGGTTCCTCGATCACTCTCTGCTCCGTATCCTTCTCCTTCATCTCCACCATCTgcttcccgccgggctgaaggctATATACTTTCTCTCCTCCGCCGTCAGCTTCGGACACCATACCTGCGTTCGGCATCTACTGAGCGAcctgctcctcctcctccccctcctcctgctCAGCCTCCAGTATGCCGTATAACAAATGCCTCCTACACACCCCCTCACCGTGGTCCTCGCAGGAAGCACCCCCCATTGTTGAAAGGCCACAGTGTAGAAGGCTCCCCTCCTCGTCAACCTAGGAAATGTCTGTCAGCAGAGGAACCACCTCgtaaaagaggagggaggaggacCCCAAGATCCCTGTCAGAAACAAGCCTCAGGGATCCCAGTCCTCGTGGGGAGGCAGGGGCAGACCCCAGGAACCACCCAGAGGTTTGGGATGTACCTAGAGGAAATGCAGAGGGCTGGATAGATGCCAGAAGTCATGCAGAGGGTTGGATTGGGTCCAGAGGTCATTCAGAAGGATGGATGGAACATAGAGATCTTTCTCAAGAGTGGGGTGACCCTAGAGGCCACATACAGGAGGGTGGCCGTTGCTACACATTAggaagagaagggaggggacctgCTGTAAGGCTTGGTCCTCCTTGTAGGAAGTGGAGGTCTACAGCAGAGATTAGTGTAGGGGGGCAGGAGGGTGAGTCCAGAGTGGACTCCCGAGTGGATTCAGAAGGTGAAGAGGAGGAAGGAGAGCTTGTTTGGCCCCTGCAGCTTCCACCTCGTGATGCAGATGGACGCCCCCAAATGTTTAAAGTGAAAGCATCACAGGCACTCAAAAAAAAGATCATGAGGTTCCACACGGGGTCTCTCAAGGTAATGACAACAGTGTGA
- the FKRP gene encoding ribitol 5-phosphate transferase FKRP: protein MRCPLCRVLIAVTLLCNALLLYYTWHLQFRSNVRQGTLPALVPGITVIVREFRTFEHGLSDLNQSFLRSRPSLHLLIASDALPYPPAPGLRILKLHPSPDQPSFASRLESYIHTRLVALVPDGTALNPPDLLDRMARGLRDAPPGIRIVAAAAGLPLQCLHLNVSLKEWTASYKPATAGESCGAVSGNAVLLLRSRDLFELPFPLARPLQRAIFIQASLRGWGVQIVEGVTFPCTPFPATDHGRWKAEQAERQEEAKTMRALGVRLLRGLDGGERWFGCSKETPRCFGTVVGETPEYLYEGRWTPPCCLRALRATARHVIKVLEANGVRYWLEGGSLLGAARNADIIPWDYDVDLGIYLEDVTLCAELRGAQGGSLVDADGYVWERAVEGDFFRVQYSQTNHLHVDLWPFYPRDGVMTRDSWTGHPQDVEFPERFLQPLQTVNFAGGTAQVPNNYHQLLRLKFGEKAIEEPEYPNPALLRLRGR from the coding sequence ATGCGTTGTCCCCTCTGCCGTGTGCTCATTGCTGTGACCCTGCTCTGCAATGCTCTCCTGTTGTACTACACATGGCACTTGCAGTTCCGATCCAATGTACGCCAAGGCACCCTGCCAGCACTGGTACCAGGCATCACGGTCATTGTGCGTGAGTTTCGCACATTTGAACATGGCCTTTCAGACTTGAACCAGTCATTTCTGCGCTCTCGTCCTTCACTCCACCTCCTTATTGCATCTGATGCACTGCCGTACCCTCCTGCCCCTGGGTTGCGCATATTGAAACTGCATCCCTCACCTGACCAACCCAGCTTTGCATCCCGACTTGAGTCATATATTCACACCCGTCTTGTTGCTTTGGTCCCTGATGGAACTGCCCTGAATCCCCCTGATTTACTAGATAGGATGGCTCGGGGCCTGCGGGATGCTCCTCCAGGTATTAGGATTGTGGCTGCTGCTGCAGGCCTTCCCTTGCAATGCCTGCACCTTAATGTATCCCTGAAAGAGTGGACAGCAAGTTATAAACCAGCAACCGCTGGTGAATCCTGTGGAGCAGTGAGTGGAAATGCAGTGCTTCTGTTACGTTCCCGTGACCTGTTTGAACTGCCTTTCCCTCTAGCCCGGCCACTGCAGAGAGCAATTTTTATTCAAGCATCTCTTCGCGGGTGGGGTGTGCAGATAGTGGAGGGTGTTACATTCCCATGCACACCATTTCCAGCAACTGATCACGGACGATGGAAAGCCGAGCAGGCGGAGCGGCAAGAGGAAGCCAAAACCATGAGGGCATTAGGTGTGAGACTACTGCGAGGACTGGATGGAGGTGAGCGATGGTTTGGCTGCTCCAAGGAGACTCCACGCTGCTTTGGGACTGTAGTTGGTGAGACCCCAGAGTATCTTTATGAGGGACGTTGGACACCCCCTTGCTGTCTCCGTGCTCTGAGAGCGACTGCACGCCATGTCATAAAGGTACTGGAAGCAAATGGAGTACGCTACTGGCTAGAGGGAGGTAGCCTGCTTGGGGCAGCTCGCAATGCTGATATCATACCATGGGACTATGACGTAGATTTGGGAATATACCTGGAGGATGTTACACTGTGTGCAGAGCTGCGGGGGGCCCAGGGAGGTTCCCTGGTAGATGCAGATGGATACGTGTGGGAACGAGCTGTAGAAGGAGATTTCTTTAGGGTGCAGTACAGCCAAACCAATCATCTACATGTAGACTTGTGGCCTTTCTACCCACGAGATGGTGTAATGACACGGGACTCCTGGACTGGACATCCCCAGGATGTTGAGTTCCCAGAGCGCTTTCTGCAGCCATTGCAAACTGTGAATTTTGCTGGCGGAACCGCGCAGGTGCCAAACAACTACCATCAGCTGCTGCGTCTGAAATTTGGGGAAAAAGCCATAGAGGAACCAGAGTATCCTAACCCTGCCCTACTCCGGCTAAGGGGCAGGTAA
- the GNG8 gene encoding guanine nucleotide-binding protein G(I)/G(S)/G(O) subunit gamma-8: protein MSNNMTKIAEARKTVEQLKMEVNVSRTKVSIVVSEILSFCQSHSLSDPLVSPVPAPENPFREKRLVCVVL from the exons ATGTCAAACAACATGACTAAAATTGCCGAGGCTCGTAAAACAGTGGAACAGTTGAAGATGGAGGTGAATGTAAGCAGAACGAAG GTGTCTATCGTGGTTTCCGAGATCCTCTCATTCTGTCAGTCTCACTCCCTGTCCGATCCATTGGTCTCTCCAGTTCCAGCACCTGAGAATCCATTCAGGGAGAAACGTCTGGTTTGCGTTGTCCTCTGA